The Drosophila simulans strain w501 chromosome 3R, Prin_Dsim_3.1, whole genome shotgun sequence genome contains the following window.
ctggctggctggctcgATCGTTTGACCCCCTCGAACTGGAAAAACTcttgcattgcaaattgcgTTTTTTGTCAGCTTAAATAAAGCAACGCGCGCTGACAGTAAAAACTCATTTAcgcgaaattaaattaaaagttaattaacgCTGTCAATGTGCAAAGCACTCCAGCCATTCCTCCTGCTTTCACCTCGCCCTCTCTTCTTTCCAGCGGTTGAAGtaaggggggtggggggtacTCAGGTAACTACTACATGCAACCTGCAACTCTGCGGGCCAAGTTGAAAAATCACCGCAAGTAAAGTTAAGCATATGTCCGCTTAAATTGATACGAACTGGTTTTAAACGCCAGCCTGACAATTTTTTCCttctttctttcattttttttgttttttttttgtattttgcagTCTGGCAAGTTGTTTGCCGGACTCTGGAATTGGTTTGGCGGCTGCCTGGGAGGGACTTACGTGGAGGATGCGGGGCTTTAGTGGCAGTTCGCTTGATTGCTTGGCTTGCCGTCAGTTATGCGCTGCgtacacactgcgtatgcttAATGTGACATGACCGTTTCATAGCGTCCGTCCATTTGTCCCGCTGGTAAAATCAACAAGCCGATCCCAACCTGatgataattaatttttaagtaaaactGAAATTTACACCGGCCAATCAGCGATAAACCGACAAAGAAAAGGCACTATTTAATTGGTGCCCGCGTTCGTGAtggcaatgatgatgatgataatgatgatgataatggtAACGATGATGCCTTATTTGTCATTCAGTATTCATGCTACGACCATTTCCATCTGGCTGGCACTTTCCTGCTAAGCGAACACTTACCGCAGCGGTCTAATTGGGGGAACTTGGCCAAGCTGACCACGAAATGCGTTGCCCGATTGATTAATTGGCCAAGATCGAAAGCCCTTGTGCTCATTAAACGAACGATGGTCAAACATTGGTTCGCAGCCAATCATTAATATGCTGCATTGACTCCGAGCCTTCCAAGTGGGAAAGCTATTCCGCGGTCACAAGTCAAATTCACCTGCAATTGTAGTGGTGATGCTGTGTGTCAGGTGTGATGTTTAAGGATAAGGCATTGAACCTTCCAAAGAAGCAGTACAGCATCTATATTTCCTGTATCGAATATTAGATGTTTGATGATGTTAATAATCGCAATTACttattataaattcattataaaattcttaaatattaTCAGCACATTTACTTTTGAAAATCTCATTAAATTGACAGTCAAGTGTCCAAATGTTTCTTCCCATTAGTCGTCCCCAACTTGATTTGATTCACAGGTGGCGATGGACGCCATCCCCACATTCCTCACAATCACTCCCATTTCATGGCAACTGGAGTGCTTCATCTGGCCCGTAACTTCATGACAGTTCGCATTGGGGTCGAACGGCGCGGggcaatataaataaatatgcttgTTGTCTGGCAATTCGAACTGCACTCCCACGGCCAATTTCGTagtgaaaaattaaagatAACATAAATGCGGCTCGCCGGGGCACGCCATACCATAACAGTCCATTCCGATTCCATGCCGTAGCATACCCCAGCAAACCGTAGCGTTGCGATCCCGATTCCCATTCCGGACGGAGCTAGGCccgaaaagcggaaaagcggcggAATGCCGTGCCAGGACATCAATGTCGGTGGCTCTGGCGTGCTATTTGAATTGAACAAGTGTCAGCGTCGAGGGGAAACAGCGTCGAAGCTGACGCTCCATGGTGCTCCAATAAAACTACCGATGCCCCCTCCACCCCCCGCCGTCGTTTCTCAGACGTTGTTGTACAGGATTTGCATGTCCTGCCAGTCCGACGCTCTCAAAACTCAAAATATTAACACTTTAACGCCAAGTTTTTTATCCGGCTGCCGGAAACAGACAgcacaaacgcacacaaacatAGCTGCTGAAACACAAATACTAGTGCAGCTCTTTTGGCcgcgacggcggcggcggcaaaaCGCCATGTTGGATTATTCAACTCGACGCCATTTCGCGTCACAATGCGCGCTATGCGCCGCCATCATTGCAACCGACAGCGAACGGCACACGGCAGTGGCAACAACTAAAACGGgacctgctgcagcagcaacaacaacaggaacaGCAACTGGAACAGCAGGACTACGGACTAAGGACCACGGCGGCCCACACGGCGGATGAAGTTGCAATTCAAAGTCATAAACACGTGGAGCGTGGGCGCAAAGTCTCAGCTAAGCCGGCATAGAGAGAGAGTGCTGGGAAATGGGAGCGCGAAAGCGTCGGAAAAGccggggaaaagcgggaaaatccGCGATGCCGGTAGTGAGGCAAACGGTAGCGGTAGCGGTAGCTCCACTTCCTGCCCCGAGATTCCTAGTTCGCAGTTCCCTTCCAccattcgtttttatttccagaCCATTTTGTTGTCTATGCAACATGACAGACAGAGGGTATCAAAGGAGTATTAAATCCACTCCATTTGGCCGCAAAACTGCTATTGAGTATAGTGGCATTCACTTTGATGGCAGCGCGTTAGGGAAATACTTCACTTGGATCAAGTATTTTATGGCGTTTTCTATTAAAATTGCTTGCTTACGCAAcagaacaataaaataaaaatgcttgaaaaattgttttcactcatatgtatttacaataagtatttatgttttatccttttatatttttggcttTGGTGTTTGTTGCTctgaaatattctaaaataataCTTGTATCTGTAACGCAAAGTTTATCATTTTATTGACTTACTTTTTGCCTgcaaaaattgcataatttgtttGACACGTGATAGGTTTATCATGATTGACAGTTGAGAGAGaatccaaaaaataaatgcttttGGCGTTATGATGGCGATAGGGAAATGTGAATAACAAATAGATATGATTACGCTTTAAATTAGATAGTTTGATTCCTAGATATCGGGTAGCTATATGGTCGAGATTACGATGGCCAAGGAACTGCGACTGTTATATTTTGGTTGGCACTGttcgtttttcatttgcatgcgaAATTCAAACATcagcataaaaatgcaatttttattgcgCAACATTTCTCAATGCCCgctgcaaatattttcgcgggctttattatattttctttttggttttttacattgccattgccagttgccattgtattgtgttttgttttgtttggctttgtaTTCCTGGctgggttttgttttggccttcctgctgttgccattgttgtttgttttgcttcggcttgttgctgctgctgctgctgctgttgctgctgcagcaactactgctgctgttgctgctgcaactactgctgctgctcatatttatttgcgcTTTTTATTCGGACCCCGAGGAGGGGTGTGTATGTAGGCGATTCTACTTGGGCCCACATAAAAAACCATAGCCAAACCAACACCATCCACCCACCCGCGGCTTTATTATGAGCTGCACTTTATGAAAATGCAGTttccagccaaccagccagcccgCCTGTCGCTGGCGTTCTGCGCTTCGAGTacattgcaaatattttattattgcacAATTTCGCCAACTTATCCCGCCGGCATATGAATGTAGGGAAAGGTATATGAAggtgtacgtatgtatatataaatatacatctgtatgtatatgcatttGTATGGCAGGGAATCTCCTGTTGGCCGCAAGGCTGCAGGAAGGATGCAAGCCagctaaaataatatttcgttGCTGTTCGCTGctcgctgtttgtttgtttttgtttgtcggtTCGTTTAGTTGAAATTACGTTCTGTATGCCACTGAATTTCatagaaggagcagcaggagcagcagcagtacctactgccacaacaacaacaagttgaGCCGAAAAACTTGCTTTCGGTTGTTATTATACTTGCGTTTACTCCCGGCAAATTTGCCGTGTGCCGCCTTTTCTCTTCACGAGCTCGgctcttgttgctgttgttatggACACCACTCCATTCCCTTTCACCATTTTCCCGCCACTTAACTGGCACTGTATTCCGTTACACCATGAACCGCCGAGGCACCACCAAGCCATTGGGCCAGCGAACCACTGCATCGCCCAGCCAGAACCACCCATTAGGCCACCCACTGAGCCAGCGAGCACCCcgtgtttttggttttgcttttttcgtgctgtttttccaacattttaACTTCCGCTCAATTTACCTTTAGGCCAAGTAATTTAAAAGCTGACGTGTTTGTACAACTACAATTTCGACTCATGTtgccgttgtttttgttgctgttgttgctgctgctgttgttgttgttgtatttgctgttgctgttggcattGCCTGTGTATAGCACTTCCTGGTGTGGATTTTAGCCAGGTTTTTTGGGCCGGCTCTTGTTCTGGTTCTTGGATTTCAATCTTCTATGCTCGGCACCAAGTTGTTTTCTTTCCGTTGgtcaaattattaaaaaagaaataatatttggcGAGCGATGAAATTTGCTACCGCCTTgccatatatacaaatttatatatttaagtgtatagatgtatatatattttgtttatttgccctCCGTTTGACTTGTGCTTGAGCCAAAGTCAAGTTAAGTTTTTTGATGTGGCCCGATGGACTAAAAGTCAAAACATCCGCAAAAGCTGTTAAAACTGTTTGCCCCGGCTAATAGTCGCTGCCGAAAGCCCGGCGCTCAGTgggtaaatattaattaaagtcGATAGTAAATGGCCGAAAA
Protein-coding sequences here:
- the LOC6728208 gene encoding LOW QUALITY PROTEIN: probable WRKY transcription factor 21 (The sequence of the model RefSeq protein was modified relative to this genomic sequence to represent the inferred CDS: deleted 1 base in 1 codon), producing MPCQDINVGGSGVLFELNKCQRRGETASKLTLHGAPIKLPMPPPPPAVVSQTLLYRICMSCQSDALKTQNINTLTPSFLSGCRKQTAQTHTNIAAETQILCSSFGRDGGGGKTPCWIIQLDAISRHNARYAPPSLQPTANGTRQWQQLKRDLLQQQQQQEQQLEQQDYGLRTTAAHTADEVAIQSHKHVERGRKVSAKPA